A portion of the Blastochloris tepida genome contains these proteins:
- the pgsA gene encoding CDP-diacylglycerol--glycerol-3-phosphate 3-phosphatidyltransferase — protein sequence MTDAAGSIAPPRPASTRSAHVLSLPNVLTYGRILAVPVVAALLFLSDILAFGEWLRWPALGVFVLAAITDYFDGYLARSWNQISQLGRMLDPIADKLLVSVCLLMLAADGTIRGWSIWAAIVILMREILVSGLREFLAGVQVSVPVTRLAKWKTVLQLIAIGFLVAGAAGDAVLPGNTLIGLTLLWLSAILTLYTGWDYFRSGMRHVLNE from the coding sequence ATGACTGATGCCGCCGGTTCCATCGCCCCGCCCCGTCCGGCCTCCACGCGCTCGGCGCACGTGCTGAGCCTGCCCAATGTGCTGACCTACGGCCGCATCCTGGCGGTGCCGGTGGTGGCGGCGCTGCTGTTCCTGTCGGACATCCTGGCGTTCGGGGAGTGGCTGCGCTGGCCGGCGCTGGGGGTGTTCGTGCTGGCGGCGATCACCGATTATTTCGACGGCTACCTCGCCCGCTCCTGGAACCAGATCTCGCAGCTCGGGCGCATGCTCGACCCGATCGCCGACAAGCTGCTGGTGTCGGTGTGCCTGCTGATGCTGGCGGCCGACGGAACCATCCGCGGCTGGTCGATCTGGGCGGCCATCGTCATCCTGATGCGCGAGATCCTGGTGTCCGGTCTGCGCGAGTTCCTGGCCGGGGTGCAGGTGTCGGTGCCGGTGACGCGGCTGGCCAAGTGGAAGACCGTGCTGCAGCTCATCGCCATCGGCTTCCTGGTGGCCGGGGCGGCGGGCGACGCGGTGCTGCCCGGCAACACCCTGATCGGCCTCACCTTGCTGTGGCTGTCGGCCATCCTGACGCTCTACACCGGCTGGGACTATTTCCGCTCCGGCATGCGCCACGTGCTGAACGAGTGA
- the moaD gene encoding molybdopterin converting factor subunit 1, with protein sequence MRLVYFAWVRERIGVAEETVDLPADVATVADLVAWLKTRGEGYGHAFENPAVVRAAIDRTHVKPDASLIGAREVAFFPPMTGG encoded by the coding sequence ATGCGGCTGGTCTATTTCGCCTGGGTGCGCGAGCGCATCGGCGTCGCGGAGGAGACGGTGGACCTGCCGGCCGACGTCGCCACCGTCGCCGATCTGGTGGCGTGGCTGAAGACGCGCGGCGAGGGCTACGGCCACGCCTTCGAGAACCCGGCGGTGGTGCGGGCCGCGATCGACCGTACCCACGTCAAGCCCGACGCCTCGCTCATCGGTGCCCGCGAGGTGGCGTTCTTTCCGCCGATGACCGGCGGCTGA
- a CDS encoding molybdenum cofactor biosynthesis protein MoaE, whose protein sequence is MTVRIQTAPFDAEAEVAALTAGRTDIGAVVSFTGLCRGDDGLVAMTLDCYVEMAEAEIGRLIEAARARWPLEGVTVIHRHGRLLPGDPIVLVAVASKHRRAAFAAAEFLMDHLKTRAPFWKQEERAGGAAWVEATEADDAAAARWAPER, encoded by the coding sequence ATGACCGTCCGCATCCAGACCGCGCCGTTCGATGCCGAGGCCGAGGTGGCGGCGCTCACCGCCGGCCGCACCGATATCGGCGCGGTGGTGAGCTTCACCGGCCTCTGCCGCGGCGATGACGGGCTCGTGGCGATGACGCTCGACTGCTACGTCGAGATGGCCGAGGCCGAGATCGGCCGCCTGATCGAGGCGGCACGCGCCCGCTGGCCGCTGGAAGGGGTCACCGTCATCCACCGCCATGGCCGGCTTCTGCCGGGCGATCCCATCGTGCTGGTGGCGGTGGCCTCGAAGCATCGCCGGGCGGCGTTCGCGGCGGCCGAGTTCCTGATGGACCATCTCAAGACCCGCGCGCCGTTCTGGAAGCAGGAGGAGCGGGCAGGGGGCGCCGCCTGGGTCGAGGCGACCGAGGCCGACGACGCGGCCGCCGCGCGCTGGGCGCCGGAGCGCTGA
- a CDS encoding branched-chain amino acid aminotransferase gives MALMPYDDRDGFIWFDGKLVPWRDAKIHVLTHALHYGSGVFEGERAYGGVVFRSREHSQRLKDSARILDFEVPWTVEQIDAAKLEVMAANGHTDCYVRPVAWRGSEEMGVGAHANTIHLAIATWEWPSYFDPEMRKKGIRLDIADYRRPDPATAPSTAKAAGLYMICTISKHRAMAKGYTDAMMLDWQGRVAECTGANIFFVKDGVIHTPIADCFLNGLTRQTVIDLAKRRGIEVVERRILPEELAGFSECFVTGTAAEVTPVGEIGPYRFTPAKLTETLIEDYTAEVQPKKAAA, from the coding sequence ATGGCCCTGATGCCGTACGACGACCGTGACGGATTCATCTGGTTCGACGGCAAGCTGGTGCCGTGGCGCGACGCCAAGATTCACGTCTTGACCCACGCCCTGCATTACGGTTCCGGTGTGTTCGAGGGCGAGCGCGCCTATGGCGGCGTCGTGTTCCGCTCGCGCGAGCATTCGCAGCGGCTGAAGGATTCCGCCCGGATCCTCGATTTCGAGGTGCCGTGGACGGTCGAGCAGATCGACGCGGCCAAGCTCGAGGTCATGGCGGCCAACGGCCACACCGACTGCTATGTCCGGCCGGTGGCGTGGCGCGGCTCGGAGGAGATGGGCGTCGGCGCCCACGCCAACACCATCCATCTGGCGATCGCCACCTGGGAGTGGCCGAGCTATTTCGACCCCGAGATGCGCAAGAAGGGCATCCGGCTCGACATCGCCGACTATCGCCGCCCCGATCCGGCGACCGCGCCCTCCACCGCCAAGGCGGCCGGCCTCTACATGATCTGCACCATCTCCAAGCATCGCGCCATGGCCAAGGGCTACACCGACGCCATGATGCTGGACTGGCAGGGCCGCGTCGCCGAGTGCACCGGCGCCAACATCTTCTTCGTCAAGGACGGAGTGATCCACACGCCGATCGCCGACTGCTTCCTCAACGGCCTGACCCGCCAGACCGTGATCGATCTGGCCAAGCGCCGCGGCATCGAGGTGGTCGAGCGCCGCATCCTGCCGGAGGAGCTGGCGGGCTTCAGCGAATGCTTCGTCACCGGCACCGCCGCCGAGGTGACGCCGGTCGGCGAGATCGGCCCCTACCGCTTCACGCCGGCCAAGCTCACCGAGACGCTGATCGAGGACTACACCGCCGAGGTGCAGCCCAAGAAGGCGGCGGCGTAA
- a CDS encoding MarR family winged helix-turn-helix transcriptional regulator encodes MADINFAAEQTGPAGPAAAPADPAEPAYDLIELMFFAYRAFTGDADGMLARYGFGRAHHRALHFVARHPGITVAELLDILKITKQSLGRVLRELVETGYVVQREGHADRRQRLLYLTDKGAKLAAEVAQVQTGRLMRALADSGETREGACRLFNGILDPDQRREVEKLILRGDGNRRDRHK; translated from the coding sequence ATGGCTGACATAAATTTCGCAGCCGAGCAGACCGGCCCTGCCGGACCCGCAGCCGCACCCGCGGATCCGGCCGAGCCGGCCTATGACCTGATCGAGCTCATGTTCTTCGCCTACCGGGCGTTCACCGGCGATGCCGACGGCATGCTCGCACGTTACGGTTTCGGCCGCGCCCATCACCGGGCGCTGCATTTCGTCGCCCGCCATCCGGGCATCACCGTGGCGGAGCTGCTCGACATCCTGAAGATCACCAAGCAGAGCCTGGGGCGGGTGCTGCGCGAGCTGGTCGAGACCGGCTACGTCGTCCAGCGCGAGGGCCATGCCGACCGCCGCCAGCGCCTGCTCTACCTCACCGACAAGGGCGCCAAGCTCGCCGCCGAGGTGGCGCAGGTGCAGACCGGGCGGCTGATGCGCGCGCTCGCCGATTCCGGCGAGACCCGCGAGGGCGCCTGCCGGCTGTTCAACGGCATTCTCGACCCCGACCAGCGCCGCGAGGTGGAGAAGCTGATCCTGCGCGGCGACGGCAACCGGCGCGACCGCCACAAATAG
- a CDS encoding response regulator translates to MPRPIVVPPDDAPHLLVVDDDARILALLSRYLTENGYRVTTVASAADARARLESLSFDLLVLDVMMPGESGLDLARSLRGKSDVPILMLTARTEPSERIAGFESGADDYLGKPFEPRELLLRIGAILKRSTAPQPSKPPEVVCFGEFVFQLERGELRRGAELVRITDRERDMLRVLARTPGETVPRIDLAAPGAEASERAVDVQVNRLRRKIEDDPANPLFIQTVRGVGYRLVVSP, encoded by the coding sequence GTGCCCCGACCGATCGTGGTTCCTCCCGACGACGCGCCCCATCTGCTGGTGGTCGACGACGACGCCCGCATCCTGGCGCTGCTGTCGCGTTACCTCACCGAGAACGGCTACCGCGTCACCACCGTGGCCTCGGCCGCCGATGCGCGCGCGCGCCTCGAAAGCCTGTCGTTCGACCTGCTGGTGCTCGACGTGATGATGCCGGGCGAGTCGGGCCTCGACCTCGCCCGGTCCTTGCGCGGCAAGTCCGACGTGCCGATTTTGATGCTGACCGCGCGCACCGAGCCCTCCGAGCGCATCGCCGGTTTCGAATCCGGCGCCGACGACTATCTCGGCAAGCCGTTCGAGCCGCGCGAGCTCCTGCTGCGCATCGGCGCCATCCTCAAGCGCAGCACCGCGCCCCAGCCCTCCAAGCCGCCCGAGGTGGTGTGCTTCGGCGAGTTCGTGTTCCAGCTCGAGCGCGGCGAGCTCAGGCGCGGCGCCGAGCTGGTGCGCATCACCGACCGCGAGCGCGACATGCTCCGCGTGCTGGCGCGCACCCCCGGCGAGACCGTGCCGCGCATCGACCTCGCCGCGCCGGGCGCCGAGGCCAGCGAGCGCGCGGTGGACGTGCAGGTCAACCGGCTGCGCCGCAAGATCGAGGACGATCCGGCCAACCCGCTGTTCATCCAGACGGTGCGCGGCGTCGGCTATCGCCTCGTCGTGTCGCCGTGA
- a CDS encoding ATP-binding protein, which produces MSVSEAGAEVGRLAAAVARRVWNRVTVGLKGRMPQGLYARSLLIIVTPMVLLQAVVAFVFMERHWQTVTYRLSASVTQDIAALIDVYRLYPQDKDATTLRRIAMERQGLTLNFRTGETLPPAGPKPFFSLLDSALSREIRRQIGKPFWIDTVGNSSLVEIRIQLEPGVILQVFARRSQAYASNSHIFLVWMVGTSLVLVGVAVAFLRNQIRPIQTLADAAESFGKGRDVEGFRPRGAREVRRASHAFLEMKRRIERQIEQRTTMLAGVSHDLRTILTRFKLELALLDESAEIDAMKKDVDEMSRMLEDYLAFARGDSGEQAAPTDMELLLAELCDEVERTGDKANVTYNGQPMVTVRPDAFKRLLHNLVANASRFADTVEITANRDARWFTVTVDDDGPGIPPEMRDEVFRPFLRLDDARNQDQGGSGLGLAIARDVARSHGGDITLSESPLGGLRATVRVPV; this is translated from the coding sequence ATGAGCGTTTCGGAAGCCGGCGCGGAAGTCGGGCGCCTCGCCGCCGCGGTGGCAAGGCGTGTCTGGAACCGCGTCACCGTCGGGCTGAAGGGGCGGATGCCGCAGGGCCTCTATGCCCGCTCGCTCCTGATCATCGTCACGCCGATGGTGCTGCTGCAGGCGGTGGTGGCGTTCGTGTTCATGGAACGCCACTGGCAGACGGTGACCTACCGGCTGTCGGCCTCCGTTACCCAGGACATCGCGGCGCTGATCGACGTCTACCGGCTCTATCCGCAGGACAAGGATGCGACGACGCTGCGCCGCATCGCCATGGAGCGCCAGGGCCTCACGCTCAATTTCCGCACCGGCGAGACGCTGCCGCCCGCCGGCCCCAAGCCCTTCTTCTCGCTGCTCGATTCGGCGCTGTCGCGCGAGATCAGGCGCCAGATCGGCAAGCCGTTCTGGATCGACACGGTGGGCAATTCCTCGCTGGTCGAGATCCGCATCCAGCTCGAGCCCGGCGTGATCCTGCAGGTGTTCGCCCGACGCAGCCAGGCCTATGCCTCCAACTCGCACATCTTCCTGGTGTGGATGGTCGGCACCTCGCTGGTGCTGGTCGGCGTGGCGGTGGCCTTCCTGCGCAACCAGATCCGGCCGATCCAGACCCTGGCCGACGCCGCCGAGAGCTTCGGCAAGGGGCGCGACGTCGAGGGCTTCCGGCCGCGCGGCGCGCGCGAGGTGCGGCGCGCCTCGCACGCCTTCCTGGAGATGAAGCGGCGCATCGAGCGCCAGATCGAGCAGCGCACCACCATGCTGGCCGGGGTGTCGCACGACCTGCGCACCATCCTCACCCGCTTCAAGCTGGAGCTCGCGCTGCTCGACGAGTCCGCCGAGATCGACGCCATGAAGAAGGACGTCGACGAGATGAGCCGCATGCTGGAGGACTATCTGGCCTTCGCGCGCGGCGACTCCGGCGAGCAGGCGGCGCCGACCGACATGGAGCTGCTGCTGGCCGAGCTGTGCGACGAGGTCGAGCGCACCGGCGACAAGGCCAACGTCACCTACAACGGCCAGCCGATGGTGACGGTGCGGCCGGACGCCTTCAAGCGGCTCCTGCACAATCTCGTCGCCAACGCCTCGCGTTTCGCCGACACGGTGGAGATCACCGCCAACCGCGACGCGCGCTGGTTCACCGTGACCGTGGACGATGACGGCCCCGGCATTCCGCCCGAGATGCGCGACGAGGTGTTCCGGCCGTTCCTGCGGCTCGACGACGCCCGCAACCAGGACCAGGGCGGCTCGGGGCTCGGGCTCGCCATCGCCCGCGACGTGGCGCGCAGCCACGGCGGCGACATCACGCTGTCGGAGTCGCCGCTCGGCGGCCTGCGCGCCACCGTGCGCGTGCCGGTGTGA
- a CDS encoding SDR family oxidoreductase — MTAPGAALITGGAKRIGRAIAEALGERGYALAIHYGRSTAEAQALVEALNRRGRRAVAVCADLADPEAVAALVPAAVAGVGPLTLLVNSASEFEPDEIGTLERARFERQLAVNLTAPVFLAEAFARQLPEGRDGCVINVLDQRVWRPTPRFVSYTLAKSALWTATRTMAQALAPRIRVNAVGPGPTLANPRQSEDDFARQAAAVPLGRAATPAEIASAVLYLTEAKSVTGQMIAVDGGQHLAWRTPDVEGIAE, encoded by the coding sequence ATGACTGCCCCCGGCGCGGCGCTGATCACCGGCGGCGCGAAGCGCATCGGCCGCGCCATCGCCGAGGCCCTGGGGGAGCGCGGCTACGCGCTCGCCATCCATTACGGCCGCTCGACCGCGGAAGCGCAGGCGCTGGTCGAGGCGCTCAACCGACGCGGCCGGCGCGCCGTCGCCGTGTGCGCCGACCTCGCCGACCCCGAGGCGGTGGCCGCCCTGGTGCCGGCCGCAGTCGCGGGCGTCGGGCCGCTGACGCTGCTGGTCAATTCGGCCTCCGAGTTCGAGCCCGACGAGATCGGCACGCTGGAGCGCGCCCGTTTCGAGCGCCAGCTTGCGGTCAATCTCACCGCGCCGGTGTTCCTCGCCGAGGCCTTCGCCCGCCAGCTTCCCGAAGGTCGCGACGGCTGCGTGATCAATGTCCTCGACCAGCGGGTGTGGCGGCCGACGCCGCGCTTCGTCTCCTACACGCTGGCCAAGTCGGCGCTGTGGACGGCGACCCGCACCATGGCCCAGGCCCTGGCGCCGCGCATCCGCGTCAATGCCGTGGGGCCGGGGCCGACGCTCGCCAATCCGCGCCAGAGCGAGGACGATTTCGCCCGGCAGGCGGCGGCCGTTCCGCTCGGCCGCGCCGCCACGCCGGCCGAGATCGCCAGCGCCGTGCTCTATCTCACCGAGGCGAAGAGCGTCACCGGCCAGATGATCGCCGTCGATGGCGGCCAGCACCTCGCCTGGCGCACGCCCGATGTCGAGGGCATCGCGGAGTGA
- a CDS encoding glycosyltransferase family 2 protein, which produces MPAAIPVSIFLIACNEADRLGRTLQAVQGLTDDIVLVDSGSTDDTPRIAESFGARVVHNPWPGYGPQKRFAESLCRHRWVLNIDADEVMPPDLVAELRALFAGGEPPCDAYEIAIAEVFPVETAPHPWAYSLAPVRLYRTDRGRYSDSPVHDRVVLAEGARVGRLKGRIHHFSVRSLGEQIAKLNAYTDQQADDLDRRGVKLPVWRLFTEFPAAFLKAYVGRRHFVRGLYGVMTAANYAFFRYLRLAKHLERRMIRQARGEQ; this is translated from the coding sequence ATGCCGGCAGCGATCCCCGTCTCGATCTTCCTGATCGCCTGCAACGAGGCCGACCGGCTCGGGCGCACGCTCCAGGCCGTCCAGGGCCTCACCGACGATATCGTGCTGGTCGATTCCGGCTCAACCGACGACACGCCCAGGATCGCCGAGAGCTTCGGCGCCCGGGTGGTGCACAATCCCTGGCCCGGCTACGGCCCGCAGAAGCGCTTCGCCGAGAGCCTGTGCCGCCACCGCTGGGTGCTGAACATCGACGCCGACGAGGTGATGCCGCCCGATCTCGTCGCCGAGCTGCGGGCGCTGTTCGCGGGCGGCGAGCCGCCGTGCGACGCCTACGAAATCGCCATCGCCGAGGTGTTCCCGGTCGAGACCGCGCCGCACCCCTGGGCCTATTCGCTGGCGCCGGTGCGGCTCTACCGCACCGACCGCGGCCGCTATTCCGACAGCCCGGTGCACGACCGCGTGGTGCTGGCCGAGGGCGCCCGCGTCGGCCGGCTCAAGGGCCGCATCCACCATTTCTCGGTGCGCTCGCTCGGCGAGCAGATCGCCAAGCTCAACGCCTATACCGACCAGCAGGCCGACGATCTCGACCGGCGCGGCGTCAAGCTCCCGGTCTGGCGGCTGTTCACCGAGTTTCCCGCCGCCTTCCTCAAGGCCTATGTCGGGCGCCGCCACTTCGTGCGCGGCCTCTATGGCGTGATGACCGCCGCCAACTACGCCTTCTTCCGCTATCTGCGGCTCGCCAAGCATCTCGAACGCCGGATGATCCGGCAGGCGCGGGGCGAACAATGA
- a CDS encoding outer membrane protein, translating into MTKIAGAFAAVVLTAMPAMAADMIQRQPSPYSAAPAAYSWNGFYLGLNAGFASGDLSNSGGLEPSGFVGGLTGGANWQWGNVVFGLETDINYSGVDDGLYYDKWELDWLGTTRVRLGYAWDRFLPYLTGGFAYGSGTYKYWGGKDDANHIGWTLGAGVEGAITQSVSAKIEYLYVDLGDKHYGELPWKNEFDASLLRAGVNYHF; encoded by the coding sequence ATGACCAAAATCGCAGGAGCGTTCGCGGCTGTGGTGCTCACGGCCATGCCGGCGATGGCGGCGGACATGATCCAGCGTCAGCCCTCGCCCTATTCCGCGGCGCCGGCGGCCTACAGCTGGAACGGCTTCTATCTCGGCCTCAATGCCGGCTTCGCCTCGGGCGACCTGTCGAATTCCGGCGGCCTGGAGCCGTCTGGCTTCGTCGGCGGCCTCACCGGCGGCGCCAACTGGCAGTGGGGCAATGTGGTGTTCGGCCTGGAGACCGACATCAACTATTCGGGCGTCGATGACGGCCTCTATTACGACAAGTGGGAGCTCGACTGGCTCGGCACCACGCGCGTGCGCCTCGGCTATGCCTGGGACCGCTTCCTGCCCTACCTCACCGGCGGCTTCGCCTATGGCAGCGGCACCTACAAATATTGGGGCGGCAAGGACGACGCCAACCATATCGGCTGGACGCTGGGCGCCGGCGTCGAGGGCGCCATCACCCAGAGCGTGTCGGCCAAGATCGAATATCTCTATGTCGACCTCGGCGACAAGCACTATGGCGAGCTGCCGTGGAAGAACGAGTTCGACGCCAGCCTGCTGCGCGCCGGCGTGAACTATCACTTCTGA
- a CDS encoding 23S rRNA (adenine(2030)-N(6))-methyltransferase RlmJ translates to MNYRHAFHAGNFADILKHAVLARVLAHLGRKPAPFCAIDTHAGRGLYDLAASEATRTGEWRGGIGRLRDAPLDAAAEEVLAPFRAALAAVEATHYPGSPSIIAALARPDDRLHFVERHPEDAAALAALFRRDRRVKVTELDGWLALPAFVPPPERRGLVLVDPPFEEPGEFERLRHGLAKAHARWPTGTYLLWYPLKDVAAAEAFGSQLAHAGIPDILRAELRVGPIRADGPLNGCGMVVVNPPWTLEADLKALLPALAERLGQDQLGHGGGRFRLDRLAAEAAAPVRPGKAPARGRK, encoded by the coding sequence ATGAACTACCGCCACGCCTTCCACGCCGGCAATTTCGCCGACATCCTCAAGCACGCGGTGCTCGCGCGGGTGCTCGCCCATCTCGGCCGCAAGCCCGCGCCGTTCTGCGCCATCGACACCCACGCCGGGCGCGGCCTCTATGACCTTGCGGCCAGCGAAGCCACCCGCACCGGCGAGTGGCGGGGCGGCATCGGCCGGCTGCGCGACGCGCCGCTCGATGCCGCGGCCGAAGAGGTGCTGGCGCCGTTCCGCGCCGCGCTCGCTGCGGTCGAGGCCACGCACTATCCCGGCTCGCCATCCATCATCGCCGCCCTGGCCCGGCCGGACGACCGGCTGCATTTCGTCGAGCGCCACCCGGAGGATGCGGCCGCGCTCGCGGCGCTGTTCCGGCGCGACCGGCGGGTGAAGGTGACCGAGCTCGACGGCTGGCTGGCGCTGCCGGCCTTCGTGCCGCCGCCGGAGCGGCGCGGCCTGGTGCTGGTCGATCCGCCCTTCGAGGAACCCGGCGAGTTCGAGCGGCTGCGCCACGGCCTCGCCAAAGCGCACGCCCGCTGGCCGACCGGCACCTATCTGCTGTGGTATCCGCTGAAGGACGTCGCGGCGGCCGAGGCGTTCGGCAGCCAGCTCGCCCATGCCGGCATCCCCGACATCCTCCGCGCCGAGCTCCGGGTCGGGCCGATCCGCGCCGACGGTCCGCTGAACGGCTGCGGCATGGTGGTGGTCAACCCGCCCTGGACGCTGGAAGCCGACCTGAAGGCGCTGCTGCCGGCGCTGGCCGAACGCCTGGGGCAGGATCAGCTTGGGCACGGCGGCGGCCGCTTCCGGCTCGACCGGCTGGCGGCGGAGGCCGCGGCGCCGGTGAGGCCGGGAAAAGCGCCGGCCCGGGGTCGGAAATAG
- a CDS encoding ribonuclease T2 family protein: MRLKAFAAALSLAACLVTAPAPARADTPGAFDFYVLALSWSPTWCRQEGARREAEQCRSSRPYSFIVHGLWPQFERGYPANCVARPPRLDDRLVRSMLDLTPSFGLILHQWRKHGTCSGLEPADFFDTVRRAAERVRIPAEFRDPDRPRQMAPVEVENAFVRDNAGLDRDMIAVDCREGLLREVRVCLTRDLAFRPCPEVDRRACRAGRIEVPPARGG; the protein is encoded by the coding sequence GTGAGGCTGAAGGCTTTCGCGGCGGCCCTGTCGCTTGCCGCCTGTCTCGTCACCGCCCCCGCGCCGGCCCGCGCCGATACGCCCGGCGCGTTCGATTTCTACGTGCTGGCGCTGTCCTGGTCGCCGACATGGTGCCGCCAGGAGGGGGCGCGGCGCGAGGCCGAGCAGTGCCGGTCGAGCCGCCCCTACAGCTTCATCGTCCACGGCCTGTGGCCGCAGTTTGAGCGCGGCTACCCGGCCAATTGCGTCGCCCGCCCGCCCCGGCTCGACGACCGGCTGGTGCGCTCGATGCTGGACCTGACCCCGAGCTTCGGCCTGATCCTGCACCAATGGCGCAAGCACGGCACCTGCTCGGGCCTGGAGCCGGCCGACTTCTTCGACACCGTCCGCCGCGCCGCCGAGCGCGTCAGAATCCCGGCCGAGTTCCGCGATCCCGACCGGCCGCGCCAGATGGCCCCGGTCGAGGTCGAGAACGCCTTCGTCCGCGACAATGCCGGGCTCGATCGCGACATGATCGCCGTCGATTGCCGCGAGGGGCTGCTGCGCGAGGTGCGCGTCTGCCTCACGCGCGATCTCGCCTTCCGCCCCTGCCCGGAGGTCGACCGCCGGGCCTGCCGCGCCGGCCGCATCGAGGTGCCGCCCGCCCGCGGCGGGTGA
- a CDS encoding alanine racemase — protein sequence MPRFATAFEAAMRLRPDQPVYCFRPGVLAADIRAFRTAFRGKTAYAVKTNGEPMVLSVLAAEGVDSFDVASPAEFAAVRAAAPGAELLYMHPVKAQSDIRLALETYGIRTLALDHEDEVAKILRVVRAMDIDPGEITLFVRLATKSEAAYELSKKFGAAPGHAAELAQRIDGIGFRVGLAFHVGSQVEDPDAYDQALAIAAAVRRRAGVPIAGLDIGGGFPARYGREPGRKAPLPPPTEALLDEIQREVVEFGFGDVPLIAEPGRVIVARAFSVIVRVLLKKGQRVYINDGVWGSLSDSWTGKIPLPVRLMPDPVRRRRTGNPAKIEPFRVCGATCDSVDILSRPFYLPESVDTGDWIEIGHIGAYSLGLRTRFNGFYPDTFVEVDEAFDLDAADGLAEPAVPAG from the coding sequence ATGCCGCGCTTTGCCACCGCTTTTGAGGCGGCGATGCGGCTGCGGCCCGACCAGCCGGTCTATTGCTTCCGGCCCGGCGTGCTCGCCGCCGATATCCGCGCCTTCCGCACGGCCTTCCGCGGCAAGACCGCCTATGCGGTGAAGACCAATGGCGAGCCGATGGTGCTGTCGGTGCTGGCCGCCGAGGGCGTCGACAGCTTCGACGTGGCGAGCCCCGCCGAGTTCGCCGCGGTGCGGGCGGCGGCGCCGGGGGCGGAGCTGCTCTACATGCACCCGGTCAAGGCGCAGTCCGACATCCGGCTGGCGCTGGAGACCTACGGCATCCGCACGCTGGCGCTCGACCATGAGGACGAGGTCGCCAAGATCCTGCGGGTGGTGCGGGCCATGGACATCGACCCCGGCGAGATCACCCTGTTCGTGCGGCTCGCCACCAAGAGCGAGGCGGCCTACGAGCTGTCGAAGAAGTTCGGCGCCGCCCCCGGCCACGCCGCCGAGCTCGCCCAGCGCATCGACGGCATCGGCTTCCGGGTCGGGCTGGCGTTCCATGTCGGCAGCCAGGTCGAGGATCCGGACGCCTACGATCAGGCGCTGGCGATCGCCGCCGCGGTGCGCAGGCGCGCCGGCGTGCCGATCGCCGGGCTCGACATCGGCGGCGGCTTTCCCGCCCGCTACGGCCGCGAGCCCGGCCGCAAGGCGCCGCTGCCGCCGCCGACCGAGGCGCTGCTCGACGAGATCCAGCGCGAGGTGGTGGAATTCGGCTTCGGCGACGTGCCGCTGATCGCCGAGCCGGGACGGGTGATCGTCGCCCGCGCCTTCTCGGTGATCGTGCGGGTGCTGCTGAAGAAGGGCCAGCGCGTCTACATCAATGACGGGGTGTGGGGCTCGCTGTCCGATTCCTGGACCGGCAAGATTCCGCTGCCCGTGCGGCTGATGCCCGACCCCGTCCGCCGGCGCCGCACCGGCAACCCGGCCAAGATCGAGCCGTTCCGGGTGTGCGGCGCCACCTGCGATTCGGTCGATATCCTGTCGCGGCCGTTCTATCTGCCCGAGAGCGTCGATACCGGCGACTGGATCGAGATCGGCCACATCGGCGCCTATTCGCTGGGCCTGCGCACCCGCTTCAACGGCTTCTATCCGGATACCTTCGTCGAGGTGGACGAGGCGTTCGACCTCGACGCCGCCGACGGTCTGGCCGAGCCCGCGGTTCCGGCGGGGTGA